The window ATAGGAAATGAGACCATATCAACTAAAAAATTTTTTATCTGGTGTAGGTAACATGAAAGGACCTCCCGAGGGATAAGTTCGTCATCCTCGGCATCAAAGCAAAAGGGAAGGGAATGTATCTCTGTGGTGGTTCACCCTCTCTCTTCCGGACTGTAACCGTCGGCTCTGGATTCTAACCAGATCAGCTTCGTGGATGAAGCTCGCGGGCTTACCGATCACAGTCGGTTCACCGCCGGTGGGGAATTTCGCCCCGCCCTGAGAATGACGTTTGTGAGTATAGCATATCTTTGTTCGTTTTTCTATTTTCAATATAGATGTCCTATAATAATTACTATGTTGCTTTTAGGTCTTAAATAAAGATCCGGGATTCTAGAATCCCGGATCTTTATTTAAGGAATCATATCAAGAAATGATTTTGGATTTAAAGATGCCCCTCCAACCAGGGCTCCGTCTATATCCTCCGTGGAGAAGAACTCTCCGGCGTTCTCGGGCTTTACACTGCCGCCGTAGAGAACTGGGATATCCCTAACGTCATATTTTTTAGCCAACCAGTTTCTTATATCACAGCACATTCCCTGAGCATCCTCTTTAGACGCCGATCGGCCAGTCCCTATAGCCCAAACCGGTTCATAGGCTACAAGAAGGCCGGAGGGGTCGCTGAGATCCAAAAGCCCTTTTGACAACTGCTCTTCGACCACCGACCAGGCTAGGCCTTTGTCTCGGTCCTCTAAGGTCTCACCTACGCAGAGAACAGGTCTGAGTCCTTTCTGGAAACAGAATGAAACCTTTCTGCCGACGAACTCCGATGTCTCTCCGAAGAGGGAGCGTCTCTCGCTATGACCTAGTATTGCATAGGAGGCCCCTAGATCCAGGGCCATAGAGGGGGATATCTCCCCTGTAAAGGCACCTTTGTCCTCGTGGTAGACGTTCTGAACCCCTAGGGAGACCTTATCGGCTATCCCAAGCTCCACGATCGACCTACGAGATCTCTCTAGATAGACGGAAGGGGGGAAAACGGCCAAACAGAGATCAGGGGATTGGGTCAACCTCTCAGCCAGGATAGTAAAAAAACTGTCCGTTTCCTGGGAGAGCATGTTCATCTTCCAGTTACCAAAAAGATGTATTTTTCTCATGTTTTACGCCTTATTTCACTACGAGAGGAGCTACTCCAGGCAAAAGTTTACCCTCGCAGAACTCGAGACTGGCACCGCCTCCAGTAGAAACGTGGGAAACTCTATCAGCGAATTCCATAGAGCCAACGGCAGCTGCGGTATCTCCACCGCCTACGACGGAAAAGGCTCCTCTTTCGGTCTCCAACGCTACCGCCTGACATATCCCAAGAGTTCCAGATGAAAATGCCGGATTTTCAAAAACCCCCGACGGACCGTTCCACAGGATCGTCCTAGAACCTTCAATCGCTTTGGAGAACTGTGATACGGTCTCCGGTCCTATATCCAACCCCATCATCCCTTCAGGTATATCGTCCGAAGGGACCACCATAGAATCGGATCCCGAGGAGTCAGGGGAAGGCGCTGCCACTACATCAACAGGAAGGAAAACCGATACATTCGAGTTTTTCGCCTTGTCAAGCATCTCCTTTGCGAAGGTCAGGTTCCCCTCGTCGACTAAGGAGTTGCCTACAGAGCCGCCTTTCACCTTTAAAAAAGTGAAAGCCATTCCCCCACCGATGACTATAGACGAGACTTTATCCATGAGATTCTCTATAACCCCAATTTTATCGGAGACCTTGGCTCCCCCAAGTATAAGGGTAAAGGGCCTCTCAGGGTTATCTCTCACCTGAGAGAGGGAAGATATCTCGTCGCTAAGCAGCTTACCTCCATAGGACGGAAGGAGGCTTTGAACCCCTACGGTCGAACAGTGGGCTCTGTGAGCGGCGCTGAAGGCGTCCAGTACAAACAGGTCAAAAGGAGAGGCCATCTTCTTGGACAAATCTTCGTCGTTTTTTTCCTCCCCAGGGTGAAACCTGGTGTTCTCCAGCAGCAGAAGATCCCCAGGCTGAGCTTTTGTCACAGCTTCAGCCACCAAGTCGCCTATACAGTCCTCGACAAAGGAAATGGGCCCTAAAACCGACTCCACCGCAGGGACCAACTGTTTAAGGGAATATTCCTGATTAGGTTTGCCCTTAGGACGTCCCAGGTGGGAGACTAGGGCCACTATAGCCCCAGCGTTCTTAAGTGCCTCTACGGTCTCCTTGTGGGCTTTTATTCTGGTGTCGTCGGAAACCGATCCATTTTTGAGAGGAACGTTAAAATCCACCCTCACAAGGACTTTTTTGCCATGAAGATCACTATAGTCGATAGGACGAAGCTCCACCTACTACAGCCCCTTCCGGACGATGTAGTTTATGAGATCGAGACAACGGCAGGAATATCCCCATTCGTTGTCGTACCAAGCCAAAACCTTGACCATATTATCAACGACCATAGTATGCCTAGCGGCAAAGATAGAGGAACGATCGTCGTGGACGAAGTCCATAGACACACAGTCGTCGGTCTCATAACCTATGTAGGGAGCCATAGCTCCCTCGGCGTGAAGCCTTACCGCTTCGTTGATCTCCTCTTTTGTAGCTGCCTTGGACAGCTCTACCACAAGGTCAACCACCGACACGTTAGGGGTAGGCACCCTAAGGGCCATTCCGCTCAACTTACCCTTTAACTCGGGGATAACAAGACCTACCGCTTTAGCCGCTCCTGTCGAAGAGGGGACCATAGATACAGCAGCTGCTCGCCCCCTGTGGAACTTTTTGTGGGAGGAATCCACGGTGCTCTGATCCCCTGTATAGGCGTGTACGGTGGTCATGAGTCCTTTTACTATTCCGAACTCGTCGTTTATCACCTTGGCGATCGGGGCAAGGCAGTTAGTGGTGCAGGAGGCGTTAGATATAACGTTATGGGTTGAAGGATCGTAGCTATCTTCGTTTACCCCCATAACGAAAGTTCCAAGGCCATCCCCCGTTCCAGGGGCGGTTATAACGACTTTCTTTGCCCCAGCGTCCAGGTGAGCCTGTGCCTTAGCGGTATCGGTATACTTACCGGAGGCCTCTATTACTATGTCTATCCCTAACTCTCCCCAGTTAAACTGCTCTGGGGCAGAATGCTGGAGGGTTCTGATCTTCTTGCCGTCTACGATTATGTTTTCATCGTCGAAGGAAACCTCGCCATTATAGCGACGATGGACGGAATCGTACTTAAAAAGATAAGCCCTCTGTTCCGAGGTAGAACGACTGTTTGTGGCGACTATATCTATAAGACCTTCTTTGTCGTACTCGTAAAGGGCTCTAAGCATAAGCCTTCCTATGCGGCCAAAACCGTTTATAGCGACTTTGATCTTAGACATTAAATCTCCTCCTTAGTTTAGTTGTACAACACACTATTCCAGGGAAAATCCCTGAGATTCAGCTATGGCGGTGAGCTTTTTCCATCTATAAGTCACGGTACTCTTTGTAACTGGCACAGCCAAGTTGCAACCTAATTCTTTTAAACTCACGCTGGGATTGGCTAGTCTGAGGGAAATCAGCTCCATCAGCTCGGAGCTTAGCTCATCGATACATCCCTTTTCCATCAAAAAAGCTGCTACCTTAAGCTGCCGTCTAGCGGCATGCACCGATTTTCTTATGTTTGAGGCATCACAGTTTACAACTCTGTTAGCCTGATCCCTTATAGATCTGACGATGGCCCTTTCCTCGAGCCTGAGGGCAACCTCAGAAAGACCCATTCCGTTGAATAAATCGACTATCTGAGATTGATCTCTCACTATGACCTCCGTCGTATCTCCAACCAAACGACAGGAAGGGCATATATGATTTTTATCTAGGTGATCCAAAAGACCGGAAAGAATTCCCTTACTTAAAACCCTAAAAAGAAAATAATAACCTCTTTTAGGTTGATATAGCGCTCCTGTTACGCCAAAAACCCCTCTTATCCAGGACCAGCGAAGAAACGATCTTTCGTGCTCCTTCGACTCAATCGAAAGAAGGATATGGTGAGGTAAACTGATCGAAACACTCCCCCGATGTCTTCTGGGGACTTTAAGTATATCACCTATGTCCACTTGTAAGCTCCATCTGGTTTTAGGCCACAGCCTTCTTATACGACCGAATATCCACAATCGCCTGGAATAAAGCTGCACATTCCCATTAGAACAGTTTTTCCTTCGCAAGCAAGATACGATTCCCGACAGTTCCGACTCAGCTGATATAGCATCCAAAACAGGGGAAACAACCCATTCATCCCAAAGGGAGTCGGTTAAAGGCTCCAATATCGGTCACCTCAGATCTGACCCCAGAAAAGACAATATAGCCTCAGAGACCCTCCGACCATCGTGTCGAACGACGGTGGATCCGTTTACCGAGGATATTCTCAGAAAATTACCCCTTATCACGCCGCACCCCCGTTTAGACAGGGACGTCTCCTCTTCTTCGTCAAGCCCAAGAGGTACCGCTCCATCGGCTGTGTAGCGATCTAAAAGTTCATCGGGGATCCTTTGATCGTTAACAACGACGAAGTCCGGCAAACGTCCCACTATCTTATCCAACCAATCTAAATGATCCAAGGTAGACATTCCTTCCGTCTCTCCAGGTTGGGTCATCAGATTAGCGATATAAATAACCGGGATGGTTGTATTATAGAGTTTTTCTCTGAAATCATCCACAAGTAAATTAGGTATTACGCTGGTGAAAAGACTACCTGGTCCTAAGACGATCACATCGGCGTTCAAAAGAGAGTGAATAGCCTCGTTAACAGGCTTTATTCCTTTAGGCTCCAGCCAAATATTCCTTAGGTCCTTACCTCTGCTGGAAATAGCCAGTTCTCCTCTTAACATCTCTCCATCAGAGGCTTCAGCAAAAAGTACCATCGTCTCCGACGAGATAGGCAAAACCCTGCCTCTCATAGAGAGAAGGCGATTGACCCTTTCGACGGCTATCATAAAATCACCGTAAACTTCAGTAGCAGCCAATAATACTAAATTTCCCAAGCTATGACCGGAAAGATCTCCTTTGTCAAATCTAAAATCCATTATTTTTTTAAAATCATCATCGTTTTCGCTTAAAGCCACTATGCAGTTTCGTATATCCCCTGGCGGAAGTAATCCCCAGTCCCTAGTTAGCCTGCCTGAGCTACCTCCTTCGTCGGTAACGGTCACTATGGCTGTTATATTCTTGGTAAAGCTCTTTAATCCCACCAAAAAAGACGAAAGACCGGTACCTCCCCCGATAGCGACGATATAGGGCCCGGACGACAGGTGGGGATCCTCGTCTATCAGTGCAGACCTCCTGCCACTGCTGGATAAACCTCTTTTACTGGAAAGCAAGGAAGCTCCTACACCGACGATAACCCCAAATAGAAAAGGCCATAAGCTTCTCATAGGGTCAATCCGTTCATGACATACCGATATCTCTATGCCTAACCATCACGGATATTCCGTCATTCTTCAGCTTATCCTTTAGCCATTCCACAACGGAAACCGAGCGATGTCTCCCCCCGGTGCAACCGATAGTGATATGGACATTTCCTTTGCCAACCTTTTTATATTTAGGAATCAAAAAAACCAGCAAATCAAGCAATTTAGCCAAGAAGATATCTATGTCCTCAAACTTATCTCTAATATAAGTCTGAACATCTCCGTCTTCACCGGTTTTATTTCTTAACTCAGGACTATAGTAAGGGTTAGGCAAAAATCTCACGTCGACTACATAGTCACTGTCATGAGGAATACCGTGCTTAAAGCCAAAGGAGGAAAGAATCACCGATAGTTTAGCTTCACAGGAACCAATACCCTCAAAGACCTTTGTTCTAAAACCTTTAAGATCGAGACCAGTACTGTCTATGACCTTATCAGCAAGCTCTCTAACGGGATCAAGGAGAGCCCGTTCCTTAATTATTCCCTCTAAAATTGAAAGATGGTCCCCTAGAGGATGACTTCGTTTAGTTAAATTAAAACGTTGCACAAGAGCGTCGTCCGACGCATCGAGAAAAACCACGGAAAAATCCTCCATCTCCTCTTTCAGCTTAGAGGCCATGGAGACAAAACCACCTAGAAGCTCCCTACTCCTGACATCTACGACGACAACGACCCCGTTAGCTACGGCCGACTCGTGTGATTCCAGTAGATCAAGGAGCTGAGGCAGTAAAGCCACAGGTATATTGTCAACAGCAAATAGACCTTGATCCTCAAGTATGTTCAGCATACTTGATTTTCCACTTCCAGACATTCCTGTTACTACTACAAGTTTTTTTACCTTATAATTTCCCATACGCAAGCCCCTCTATTTTCTTGGAAAAATAAAGTAGGGATATCCCATGGAGCTCAGTTTTTCCCCAAGCGATTGAGCCTCAGGCCTGTTGTTTCCACCGGGTATTAAAACCCTGTAGTAAACAACTCCGTCGACATTTCCTCGACCGACGGTAACCTTAAAACCTTTCGATCTAACCTCGGAAGCCAGAGAGTCCGCCATGGATTTTTGCTTGAAAGAACCGATCTGAACCAACCAGCTAGTTCCCGTAGGGTTTGGTGCTGTCGAGGGAGTTTTTGCGGTGGGTGGACGAGTAGCCTGAGATGGATTTTTCTGAGGCTTTTGGGACGACGGCTGAACCATCTCAGGTTGGGACACGTGAGGACGTTTAGGATCAACTACGATAGGAACCGCCACTACACCCTCCTCTGGTACATCTTCCTCGATAACCTCTACGTTTGTAACCTTACCTAAAACCGGCGAGGCATTTTGCTCGACGTAGTCTAAAGAAGGACTTTCAGGTTTAGGCATAAAAAACAATTTTCCTCCCCAGAAGAGCAAACCTACCCCTATGATACCTATAAGAGGAATCATAAGGTAACCAAAAGGAAATAATTGTTTTTTTCTTCTATTTGATGATCTAGACACAATAACAACTCCCTTAAAAAGAAGCGGGACAGAACCTTTCGGCCCAGTCCCGCAAACGATCCGAGTCTATTTCTCTCGTCCTTTACGGACTTTTCTTATGTACGAGGGAACATCGTAGGAGTCCTTAGGCAATCCGGGAAGCTCGAACATATCAGGGGTATCATCATCCTGAGAGAGATCAGTAGGCTCTAGCTTGACCCCTGTGCTTTTTTTATCCTTTTTAACCGGCGTAAGAGTCTTTGCTCCACCGAAAGGCTTTTCTTTTTGCTTAATAGACCCATAATCGGAAAAGCCTGTAGCGATTACGGTTATCCGAATACGATCCTCCATCTCTGGATCGACAGCACTACCCCAGATGATATTGGCATCTTCATCGGAAGCCTCGTTTATGATTCTGGCCGCTTCATGGATCTCGAATATACCTACATCTGCACCGCCGGTGATGTTAAAGAGAACCCCTTTAGCTCCAGCCATCGGAATGGACATAAGAGGGCTGTTTATAGCGGCTTGAGCAGCCATAACCGCTCTGGTGTCCCCTCGTCCCTCTCCTATACCCATGATGGCCGATCCGGCGTTCTGCATGACCGACCGCACGTCAGCAAAGTCGACGTTAACGAGGGCAGGTCGCAAAATCAAATCGGTGACACCTTGAACCGCCTGACGTAAGACGTCATCGGCCATACGGAAGGCATCGGTTAAAACGGTGTTTTTGTCGGATATTTCCATGAGTTTATCGTTTTCTATAACGATGAGAGCATCGACCTTTTCCTGCAGGGTTTTTATGCCAAGCTCAGCCTGATCCCTACGTCTTTTGCCCTCCCAGAAAAACGGGGTCGTCACCACAGCGACGACGAGAGCACCGGTCTCTTTGGCTATTTCAGCGATAACAGGGCTAGCTCCTGTTCCGGTTCCTCCACCCATTCCTGCGGTCAAAAAAACCATATCCGCCCCGACGAGGACCTCTTTTAGCTCGTCAAAAGACTCTTTAGCCGCCCCATGTCCTATTTGAGGATCGGCACCAGCACCGTGCCCCTTTGTGAGCTCTTTTCCTAATATCAGACGAGTAGGAGCTTCAGATAGACTCAGGGAAGCCATATCGGTATTAACCGCCAAAAATTCCACTCCAGTAACGCCACTACGAATGATATTGTTTAAAGCGTTGCCCCCTCCGCCACCGACGCCTATTACCTTTATAACCTCCCTGTGAGGGCTTGTCTCAGGGTTTATTTTAAAGACTCCGTTCATGTCCATATTACGACCTCCCCGCAGCTGGCTTTTCTAAAACAAATCTTTAAAGGCCCGTTTTATGGAGTCAAAAACCCCTGTGACGTCTTCACCTTTAGGGAGACGACGAGGTGTTTTACCCCTGATGGAAACATATCCTCCCCCACGAAGAACGTCTATAGGGGTCTCCATATATCTGTATCTGTGGCGATCTTTCTCGACTAAGTATCGTACTATACCCGCCAAAGAAGCATACTGGCAGGAACTAACGCCTGGAGGCATCTGATGAGACACCACTGGAATACCCACCCTGACCGGCAACCCCATTACGTCGGAGACAAAACCCTCCAACCCCTCGGTTAGAGCGACCCCTCCTGTTATTATTATACCTGACGGGAAAGCGTGATAGTTCATGCCATCCAAGATCGATCTTACGTGATGAGAAAATAATTCCTCCATTCGGCAGGAGATAACCTCAATCAGGGCATCGGCAGGCAAAACTTTGGTCTTGCCCCTTATAACGATCTCAAACTCCTCATCGTCGGAGGAAGGCTCCAAGGATAACCTTTTTTTAAGCTCCTCTGCGACGCTTATAGGTATTTTAGCGACATAGGCCAAGTCGTTGGTTATATGGTCGCCACCTATGGGAATAACCGAGAGTTTTACAGGTCGACCGTCTATAAAGATAGCTACCCCTGTGGTCCCTCCTCCGATGGAAATCACCACAGCCCCGGCGGTCCTTTCCTCCGTCGACAGAGCCCCTAAGGCCGCCACTAATGGCTTAACGACCAGACCGGTGACAGCGACCCCAGCCCTCTCGACAC is drawn from Dethiosulfovibrio salsuginis and contains these coding sequences:
- a CDS encoding SPOR domain-containing protein — translated: MPKPESPSLDYVEQNASPVLGKVTNVEVIEEDVPEEGVVAVPIVVDPKRPHVSQPEMVQPSSQKPQKNPSQATRPPTAKTPSTAPNPTGTSWLVQIGSFKQKSMADSLASEVRSKGFKVTVGRGNVDGVVYYRVLIPGGNNRPEAQSLGEKLSSMGYPYFIFPRK
- the ftsZ gene encoding cell division protein FtsZ — protein: MDMNGVFKINPETSPHREVIKVIGVGGGGGNALNNIIRSGVTGVEFLAVNTDMASLSLSEAPTRLILGKELTKGHGAGADPQIGHGAAKESFDELKEVLVGADMVFLTAGMGGGTGTGASPVIAEIAKETGALVVAVVTTPFFWEGKRRRDQAELGIKTLQEKVDALIVIENDKLMEISDKNTVLTDAFRMADDVLRQAVQGVTDLILRPALVNVDFADVRSVMQNAGSAIMGIGEGRGDTRAVMAAQAAINSPLMSIPMAGAKGVLFNITGGADVGIFEIHEAARIINEASDEDANIIWGSAVDPEMEDRIRITVIATGFSDYGSIKQKEKPFGGAKTLTPVKKDKKSTGVKLEPTDLSQDDDTPDMFELPGLPKDSYDVPSYIRKVRKGREK
- the rapZ gene encoding RNase adapter RapZ, producing the protein MGNYKVKKLVVVTGMSGSGKSSMLNILEDQGLFAVDNIPVALLPQLLDLLESHESAVANGVVVVVDVRSRELLGGFVSMASKLKEEMEDFSVVFLDASDDALVQRFNLTKRSHPLGDHLSILEGIIKERALLDPVRELADKVIDSTGLDLKGFRTKVFEGIGSCEAKLSVILSSFGFKHGIPHDSDYVVDVRFLPNPYYSPELRNKTGEDGDVQTYIRDKFEDIDIFLAKLLDLLVFLIPKYKKVGKGNVHITIGCTGGRHRSVSVVEWLKDKLKNDGISVMVRHRDIGMS
- a CDS encoding phosphoglycerate kinase — protein: MELRPIDYSDLHGKKVLVRVDFNVPLKNGSVSDDTRIKAHKETVEALKNAGAIVALVSHLGRPKGKPNQEYSLKQLVPAVESVLGPISFVEDCIGDLVAEAVTKAQPGDLLLLENTRFHPGEEKNDEDLSKKMASPFDLFVLDAFSAAHRAHCSTVGVQSLLPSYGGKLLSDEISSLSQVRDNPERPFTLILGGAKVSDKIGVIENLMDKVSSIVIGGGMAFTFLKVKGGSVGNSLVDEGNLTFAKEMLDKAKNSNVSVFLPVDVVAAPSPDSSGSDSMVVPSDDIPEGMMGLDIGPETVSQFSKAIEGSRTILWNGPSGVFENPAFSSGTLGICQAVALETERGAFSVVGGGDTAAAVGSMEFADRVSHVSTGGGASLEFCEGKLLPGVAPLVVK
- the whiA gene encoding DNA-binding protein WhiA — protein: MQLYSRRLWIFGRIRRLWPKTRWSLQVDIGDILKVPRRHRGSVSISLPHHILLSIESKEHERSFLRWSWIRGVFGVTGALYQPKRGYYFLFRVLSKGILSGLLDHLDKNHICPSCRLVGDTTEVIVRDQSQIVDLFNGMGLSEVALRLEERAIVRSIRDQANRVVNCDASNIRKSVHAARRQLKVAAFLMEKGCIDELSSELMELISLRLANPSVSLKELGCNLAVPVTKSTVTYRWKKLTAIAESQGFSLE
- the ftsA gene encoding cell division protein FtsA: MKKEPDMFVGLDLGTSKVSVVVAERDSRSDEAQIIGVGQAPSAGIRKGMIVNLEQAVLSVRRALKEAETMVGFPLDEVTVAFSGVEIDSVVSHGMVSLGRTPRQIDLDDVERVIETAQSELAVSSNRCVLHTIPVKYSIDGNTGIDDPLGMTGIRLEIELQSVVVSTTALQNVVNCVERAGVAVTGLVVKPLVAALGALSTEERTAGAVVISIGGGTTGVAIFIDGRPVKLSVIPIGGDHITNDLAYVAKIPISVAEELKKRLSLEPSSDDEEFEIVIRGKTKVLPADALIEVISCRMEELFSHHVRSILDGMNYHAFPSGIIITGGVALTEGLEGFVSDVMGLPVRVGIPVVSHQMPPGVSSCQYASLAGIVRYLVEKDRHRYRYMETPIDVLRGGGYVSIRGKTPRRLPKGEDVTGVFDSIKRAFKDLF
- a CDS encoding gluconeogenesis factor YvcK family protein, whose product is MRSLWPFLFGVIVGVGASLLSSKRGLSSSGRRSALIDEDPHLSSGPYIVAIGGGTGLSSFLVGLKSFTKNITAIVTVTDEGGSSGRLTRDWGLLPPGDIRNCIVALSENDDDFKKIMDFRFDKGDLSGHSLGNLVLLAATEVYGDFMIAVERVNRLLSMRGRVLPISSETMVLFAEASDGEMLRGELAISSRGKDLRNIWLEPKGIKPVNEAIHSLLNADVIVLGPGSLFTSVIPNLLVDDFREKLYNTTIPVIYIANLMTQPGETEGMSTLDHLDWLDKIVGRLPDFVVVNDQRIPDELLDRYTADGAVPLGLDEEEETSLSKRGCGVIRGNFLRISSVNGSTVVRHDGRRVSEAILSFLGSDLR
- the gap gene encoding type I glyceraldehyde-3-phosphate dehydrogenase; protein product: MSKIKVAINGFGRIGRLMLRALYEYDKEGLIDIVATNSRSTSEQRAYLFKYDSVHRRYNGEVSFDDENIIVDGKKIRTLQHSAPEQFNWGELGIDIVIEASGKYTDTAKAQAHLDAGAKKVVITAPGTGDGLGTFVMGVNEDSYDPSTHNVISNASCTTNCLAPIAKVINDEFGIVKGLMTTVHAYTGDQSTVDSSHKKFHRGRAAAVSMVPSSTGAAKAVGLVIPELKGKLSGMALRVPTPNVSVVDLVVELSKAATKEEINEAVRLHAEGAMAPYIGYETDDCVSMDFVHDDRSSIFAARHTMVVDNMVKVLAWYDNEWGYSCRCLDLINYIVRKGL
- the tpiA gene encoding triose-phosphate isomerase; protein product: MRKIHLFGNWKMNMLSQETDSFFTILAERLTQSPDLCLAVFPPSVYLERSRRSIVELGIADKVSLGVQNVYHEDKGAFTGEISPSMALDLGASYAILGHSERRSLFGETSEFVGRKVSFCFQKGLRPVLCVGETLEDRDKGLAWSVVEEQLSKGLLDLSDPSGLLVAYEPVWAIGTGRSASKEDAQGMCCDIRNWLAKKYDVRDIPVLYGGSVKPENAGEFFSTEDIDGALVGGASLNPKSFLDMIP